GCCACCCGCCAGGAGCAGGGCGCGGCGCAACCCTGCGGGAAGGTGGCGCAGGAACCGCACCAGCAGCACGCCCACGCCCAGCACCAGCAGGCCGTAGGGGATGACCCAGGCGTAGTACAGGAATCCGCCCAGACCCAACAGGGCGCGGATGGGCGCTCCCAGCTTGTCGTGCAGGGCGAAGTACTCGTCCAGCGTCAGGAAGAGCGCCAGCGCCGCCAGCCCGGTCCAGGTGCGGGCGAAGGGGTCACCGCGCCGCCGCGCCACCCGGCCCGTCAACCACAGCGTCACCGCGGCGAGCAGCAGCAGCAGGGTGTTGTAGGTGGAAGGGATGTTGTACTCGCCGTAGAGGTTGGTGCCCGCCGAAAACTCGGGGTGGTGAAAGCCGGGAAGCAGAAGGGGGCCGAGCTGTCCCAGAAGCCCGGCGGCGATCACCAGCACGACCCCCAGGGCGAGCGCGAGGACCAGGGGCCGCACCGGAACCCGGACCTCGACCGTCCCTGGGTCGGGGGCGGTGCTCCTGCCCTCCGGGCGCGGCACCGGGGACGAAACAGGATCAGAACGGCCGAGCATGCCTTTCCTCCGGGGGGCTTCTCCTGCTGATGAGGATGCCGATGAGAGTTCTGTGGACCGGGGCGTGGCCCTGAGTGTATACCACGCCCCCCGCCCTTACCCTGTTTCCATGACCCCCGACGCCCCGACGGCGCTTTTCCAGGCCATTTACGCTGGCAACGAAGACGAGGTACGGCACCTGATCACGGCCGAACCCGAACTGCTCACGGCCCGCAGCCCCAGTGGCCTGTCCCCGGTTCTCTTCGCGGCCTATTACGTGCGCCCCCACATCGTGCGGATGCTGGTGGGGGCCGGGGCACCGCTCAGCGTCTACGAAGCGGCGGCGGCTGGGGAGGTGAGCGCCCTCAAGGCCCATCTGGAGGCGGACCCGGCCCTGGTCAATGGCCTCAGCCCCGACGGCTTCTCCCCGCTGGGGCTGGCCGCCTTCTTCGGACACGGGGAGGCCGCCGCCGAGTTGCTGGAACGCGGGGCCGACGTGAACCGCCCCAGCGAGAACGCGCTGCGGGTGCGGCCCCTGCACTCGGCCGTCGCCGGGAACCACGTGGCCCTCGCCCGGCGGCTGATCGCGGCGGGGGCAGACCCGAACCTCGCGCAGGAGGACGGGTTCACGCCGCTGCTGGCCGCCGCGCAGGGCGGCAACGCCGAGGTGGTCGAGATGCTGCTCGCGGCAGGCGCCGACCCGGCCGCCCGGACCGCTGACGGCCGGGACGCGGCCGGGCTGGCCCGCGAGGAAGGGCACCTGGCGCTGGCCGAACGGCTGACCCGGCCCGCCCCATGAGCTGGCCCGCCCACGAGCCTCAAGGAAGCCGGAATTGCGGTGACCGGGGACGCGGGCGGACACTGGACCCATGACAGACCCCCGAGATGGCCGCCCTGACGAGGACCGCGAGCGCCAGACCCCGATGCCCGTGAACGAGCTGACGGGCCAGCCGGACCCCCGCACGGGCTTTCAGACCCATGATCCCAAGGACGTGCATCAGGATCTCTACACCACCACGCCCACCCAGGACCGGGTGGCCAGCGCCGACGAGGGCAAGGGCGTGACGATGCCTGCCGTCGACCCCGGCGCCGTGACCCACCAGTTCGATCACCTCGCCACCCGTGACCCGGAAGCGATGGAGCATGCGCCCCAGGCCCCCGAGTTCGCCGGTGCCGAGACGGTGGCGGGCATCGGGATCGACAGCACGGTCGTCGACCGCATGGTCCCGGCGGGCGTCGATGCGGGCGTCAGCGCCAGCGTGGTGAGCAATTACGACCGCATCGGCGGGGCCACCGACCCCAACCCCGGCTACGTGCCCCCCAGCCAGCAGACGGTGCCCCACCTCGGCGAGCAGCCCGGTGACCTGCCGTCCGGCGCCCCCGCCGAACTGCGCGAGGACGTGGAAGGCCGCTGACTCCCTCCCAGACGAGAAGCCCCCGCCTTCGCCACGGCGGGGGCTTTGCTGCTGCGCGTTAGAGGCTGATCAGGAACGGGTCTTCCAGCGTCTCGCACACGAAGCGCAGGAAGCGGGCCGCGTCCGCGCCGTCGATCAAGCGGTGGTCGTAGGTCAGGCTGAGGGGCAGCATGTTGCGGGGCTCGAAGCTGCCCGTCTCCTTGTTCCAGACCGGCTCCATCCCGCCGCGCGACACGCCGAGGATGGCGACTT
This region of Deinococcus sp. HSC-46F16 genomic DNA includes:
- a CDS encoding ankyrin repeat domain-containing protein — encoded protein: MTPDAPTALFQAIYAGNEDEVRHLITAEPELLTARSPSGLSPVLFAAYYVRPHIVRMLVGAGAPLSVYEAAAAGEVSALKAHLEADPALVNGLSPDGFSPLGLAAFFGHGEAAAELLERGADVNRPSENALRVRPLHSAVAGNHVALARRLIAAGADPNLAQEDGFTPLLAAAQGGNAEVVEMLLAAGADPAARTADGRDAAGLAREEGHLALAERLTRPAP